The window AACACACTAAGTCACGGTGCTATGAATTGATTAgatatccagaatggttggatTTTTCCAAGGCACCTCGCAAACGAAATTTCAAGACAAACCACCATGCTTCTATTGCTATGATTGAGCCTAGTCATGCTTCCACCAGAAATCTAGAGAAAGCCTCATCTATTGTTGCTACTTCTGGGAATGTGGGTAAGGCTCTTCATACCTCTACTCACGTTAGTCATAGTGAATGGATAATTGATTCGGGTGCCACAAATCACACGACCTTTAACAATAATCATATTTAGTCCATAAAATCCTCAAACCAACATATAGTGTCCACAACCAATGGTACCCCTTCTCCAGTGTTAGGAGAAGTTTCAATTTCTCttacaaaaaatttgaatttagattCTGTTTTGGTTGTTCCTTCCTTTAGTCATAACTCATTGTTTGTTGCTCAAATAACCCTATTTTAAATTGTGTTGTGATTTTTGGTCTAACCTTTGTGTCTTTAAGGACATTCAATCTTGGAAGACAATTGGTTATGGTACTAGGAGAGGAAAACTCTACTATCTAGATCTAATGCTGGCAAGCTCAAATCAATTGGCTCAAGTTTTTTCAACTAATACTCCTGATAAACTTCAAAGTTCAGAAATCTAGTTGTGGCACAGGCGTTTAGGCCATGCATCTTTTGGATATTTATAGAAATTGTTTCCACAACTTTTTTCACAATTGACTGTTTCAGATTTTAAGTGTGagatttgtgaattggctaaaagccatcatGTTCCATTTCCCATTAATATGAATAAAAGTCCTGTACCTTTTATGGTTATTCACTTTGATGTATGGGGGCTTACAAATACTCCTTCTTTGAGTGGAACACGTtggtttgtttcatttattaatgATCACACTCGCATGACTAGGATTTGCTTGATGAAATCAAAGAGTGAAGTGAGTTCCTTATTTCAACAATTTCACAAAATGATAGCAACTCAATATCAATCTAACAATCAGGTTATCCATATTGATAATGGAGACGAGTTTATCAATCAAGACTTGAAATGGTACTTGAATTTACATGGAATTGTTCATTAGACTACTTGCCCTTACACCCCCCAACAAAATGAGGTagctaaacaaaaaaattgttaccTTCTTAAGGTTGTTTATGCTTTCTTGTTTGGAGCTCACATGCCCACCAGCTATTGGGGTGAAGCCATCACTACTGTAGCCTACCTCATCAACCATATACCTTCTAATTCCCTACAATTTCAAACTCCCTTTGATGTCCTTCATCATACTGTAAGTGCCCCTACTATACTGAATTTGTCCCCTAAAGTTTTTGGATGTGTAGCCTTTGTGCATTTTTACAAAGGCTTGAGAACTAAGTTAGAACCCCGAGCACTTCGATGTGTATCTGTTGGCTATGCCTTGCATCAAAATGGCTATCGGTGTTATCACTCTCCCTTCTCGAAAGCTTTATGTTACCCTTGATATGGTCTTTCATGAAAATGATATGTATTATTCTGAGTCTTCACTTTAGGGGGAGAATAGAGATGAAGTGTAGACTTTACATCATCCTTTGGACAACTTGGATTTTATAAGAGATAATAACTTGGAAACTAGTGGTGAATGTTAAAGTGATGATAACACCATGGATAACGGGAAGGAGTGTACAAGTGAGATTGGTGATGGTCTAAAATTTTTTGAGGATGAGAATCAAGGTCTGATGGAAGTTTAGAATCAAATGGAAGTGCCATTAGTCTCTCACGATGTACCAGCTAACCAATTATCTTCTCCAGCCGATTCCATACCTGAGTTATATGAAAATTCTGAATCTAAACCTCACCTAAAAAGGTTACCCAATCGAGTCACAAGAGGGAAACCCAAAGTTAACCATGAACCTGTCATCAACTCTAAATATAAATATCCCATAAATAACTATGTGTCCTGCCAAGATTGTTAAAGGAAAGTATGACATTTGTGAATCAATTATCTGTTGTATCTATTCCTAACAATGTGTAGAAGCCTTGAAAGATCCCAGATGGAGAGAGGCaatgaatgaagaaatgaaGGCCCTTCAAATTGACTTACCTGTAGGGAAGATACCTGTTGGATGTAGGTGGGTCTTCACCATTAAATACATAGTCGATGGAACTGTTGAATGGTGCAAAGCAAGACTTGTCACCAAGGGATATACTCAAACATATGAAATTGATTATATGGAGACATTCGCACCAGTGGCCAAAATTAATACTATTCATATCCTATTATCTCTGGCGGTGAATCTTGACTGGCCTTTACACCAATTTGATGTAAAGAATGCATTTCTACATGGAATCTACAAGAAGAAATATATATGGAGTTGCCCCCTAACTGTAATCGGCAAACTGAAGGAAATAAATAGGTCTGTAGGTTGAGAAAATCCCTATATGGTCTGAAGCAGTCTCctagagcatggtttggaaggttcacaagttttatgaagtctATTGGTTACAAGCAAAGTAACTCATATCACACTCTATTCTTGAAGCATAATAAAGAACAAATCATAGCTCTTATTCTGTGCGTTGATGATATGATAGTGATTGGAAATGATTATGAAGAAATGAAAACACTACAGGAGCATCTTGCCCATGATTTTGAGATGAAAGACCTTGATAAATTGAAGTATTTCCTCGGAATTGAAGTGTCAAGATCGAAGAAAGGTATTTTTCTATCACAAAGAAAATATACCTTAGATTTACTAAATGAAACTGGTATGACAACATGTAGTCCAACAAACACTTCTatggaagaaaatttgaaattgtgtGTGCATTCAAATCAAGTTCCTACTAACAAGGAACACTATCAGAGACTAGTTGGAAGATTAATGTATCTTGCACATACTTGGCCTGATTTAGCTTATGCGTTGAGTGTGGTTTGTCAATTCATGCACTCCCCAAGCAAAGAACATATGAATGTTGTCATTCATATCTTACACTACTTGAAGTCATCTCcaggaaatggaattttattCACAAAAGGAGACAATTTGGATATTAACGGCTATACATATGCTGATTGGGCTGGGTCAATTCAAGATAGATGTTCTACATCTTGGTATTTTACGTTTGTAGGAGGAAATTTGGTTACTTGGCAAAGTAAAAAAACAGAAGGTAGTTGCTAGATCCAATGCTGAAGCCGAATACAAAGGAATGGCTAAGGCAATATGCGAATTGTTATGGATCAGAAATCTGGTGCAAGATTTACATATTAAGCAAGTCAGCCCTATGAAGTTATATTGTGATAACAAGGCAGCATGTGATATTGCCCATAATCCTGTCCAACATGATTGAACCAAATATGTTGAGGTTGATAGACATTTTATCAAGGAGAAACTGGAATCAAAATTGATTGAAGTTCCTCATGTTCGATCTCAAGACCAGCTTGCTGATGTGCTGACCAAGGCAATGTCAAACCAAGTATTTAATGGTTGTCTCGACAAACTAGGCATGAGCGACATCTAGGCACCAACTTGAGAGGGTGTGTTGACAATCATGAGTAGTTATCTCCAAGTTGGTTCTCCAACATTCAAGCCCCTAATTTTTTCTCTACTTCTAGCTATATAGATAGACTACAATAACTAGAATTCCTGTAAATATGTGATTGTATCTCAACAACCGTAGTTTCCTTATTGTTAGTTAATCAGTCCTAAAATATAGGATCTAAAGTTGTATACAATGGCTATTTATGCCCAGCCAGTAATAGAGAAAACTATTGGAGTCTTCTCCTCACATACTCTGTATTTTTAACTATACCTATGTTTTTATTCATCACTTTGATCTATCCTCTTCCAGAACATTTTCAGTGGTGGAGGCAAGACAACATTCACTTCTGTGGACTAGGCAATGTCAGAAATGCTGAAAAACCCAAGAGTGATGGAGAAGGCACAGGCTGAGGTAAGGCGGGTGTTTGATGGAAAAGGGAATGTGGATGAAACTGGCCTTGAcggattaaaattttttaagcaGTAGTGAAAGAAACCTTGAGGCTACATACTCCTTTTCCTCTATTACTCCCAAGGGAATGCAGGGAGATGTGTTGGATTGATGGATATGAGATACCCGAGAAGACTAGAATCATTGTTAATGCTTGGGCAATTGGCTGAGATTCTGTTTATTGGGTTGAAGCTGAGAGATTCTACCCAGAGAGATTCCTTGATAGTTCAATCGATTACAAGGGTACTGATTTTGGATATATTCCATTTGGTGCTGGAAGAAGGATATGTCCAGGCATACCGTTTGCTATGCCTTACATTGAGCTGCCACTGGCACATTTGCTCTACCATTTTGACTGGAAGCTCCCGAAGGGAATTAAGGCAGAGGATCTAGACATGACTGAAGCATTCTGTCTAGCAGTCTGCAGAAAACAAGATCTGCACTTAATTCCCATTCCTTATAATCCATTGCATGCCCAGTAATACTACCCAGAAGAAGCATTAGATTGATGGAcgttttttatttggattaatGTGAGCTTTCTGCTATATGTATTGTCTTAAACAATAGTATCTATTTCTACTATATATTGTAATTAATGCAATTGAAGTTGCTACAGTATAACGAAAATTTATTGTTCTTCAATCTTTATGAATCATTGTGTTTGTCCCCAGAAGATGATTGGAGGGTATCCTAAAGGAGATTATCCCATTTCATACGTATATACTATCTTTTGTGCACACAAGATCTTCATAGAATCCAAACAATTTGAAATACCAACATCGGACTTCATATCACTTGGGATGCCTCATAGAGAGACCAAACTTAGCAAGCTTCGACTGAACCTCAGGTAACCTATCCAATCAGTAAGTTTAGGCTTATGCAGGTATATGACCTGGCGTAAACCTTCCAAGTTATGGCACTAATTGGGCCACAATTGTAATTAAGTatagtttttttattgtcaTAAGTAATACTTACCTTCTCGTAATCTTTTCAAAGCGCTGCCTGTGCTTGCAGGAATTCTCAACTTGAGTTTGTCAAGCTCCAATTCAAGGGTTGAGTACCTGGTGCAAATGTTGTCCATGATTCTAATATGAaattggtatatatatataatatattcaaGTACGATGGTGTTCAAACATTAATGTTTTCAATAATGCTTCCAACACTCTCTCTGGTATCTCACTCTACATATCACTGTCTCTAGAACAAGAAGTACCAAGTACTGATAGAAGAAAGGAACCTTATAAGAAGATTAATAGAGTACTTGTAATGACAGAGGTACAATGTTATCCCAGTGGCAGAAACAAATCACCTTCCTTCTCCAATGATCTCATGGAGCATTGGTTCAGTGGGACTAACAGGGGAAGGCATTTGATCAGCTGTATTATCCTGCTTCCGGCTCTTAGATGCTACAGATGCCTGACTATCTTCTTTCAAAAAGCTGTTTGTTATGTCTTTGAAATCCCAATCTGTTAAGTAACTGGGTTTTGCTGTAACTATGCCTACTTCAATGTCTCCTGCAAGCATTGCTGCAACACGCGACATTGTTGGCCGCAGCATTGGTGATGCCTGGGTGCACAAGAGAGCCACTCCTATGATCCGACTGGCTTCACTATCATCAAATGCTGTCAATGTTGGATCCACCAGCTCCAAGCTTCGGTTATTTTCATGTAGATTCCATGCCTGGAAACATATAGAAATGACCATGAAGAAGGAATAAGCTTTTTTACTAACATTATCTTGGGAAAGAGAGACAAATATGAGAAGTTATTTCGCTATACCCATTCCAGAAGATATATCTTTTCAGTATCCAAGCTGTTATCAGAGTTTGGCCTCCCACTGAGGATCTCTAGAGCAACAACACCGAATCCAAAGACATCAGCTTTTTCTGTCAGATGCCCTCGCATTGCATACTCTGGTGCTAGGTATCCACTTCAAGATTGCATCAAAATAGCTTAGTTGAGGTTAATTCAATGAAGGCTTGTAATGAGGCCTATGAATTTAAATAAGAAGGCATATTCCAAATCTAAAAAGTCCAGGAGCTTTCCTAAAAGAGGAATGAATTTAAATTTGGTAACAGCAGGTATCAGAACCAAtctattcaatataaaaataagccatagaaagtgatttttttttgagGCATGTATGAAGGCTATGTATATAGTTTCACTTAGATATAGACCATAGCAGAATACAGAAGTAGCAATAGAATGGTTCCAAAGAAACAGTTGAAGGAGCTCACATTGTGCCTGCAACTCGGGTGCTGATGTGTGTTTTCTTGTCATCATACAGCTTTGCCAGTCCAAAATCtgatatttttgggaagagctCTGCATCAAGGAGAATGTTACTAGCCTTAACATCCCTGTGTACAATCCTTGGCCTTGAGTCTTCATGAAGATAAGCCAACCCTCTAGCTGTTCCTAAGCATATATTGAAGCGGGTTGACCAATCAAGATGCAAATCATTTTTGCCTACAAGCAGCGGCACCCATttgattaaaaacaaattaaactagcagaaatgatgaaaaatttcAGACAATTGTAATCATTCTAAAACTGGGGAGTGCTCAAGAGTACGCAGATTTTTTCCTCTCCAAAGGCTCATAGAAGTGCAAGATGGAAAGTATTCTAAAAATCCATACCAAAGAGAGCCTGATCTAAGCTCTTGTTTTCAAGATGTTCGTAAACAAGGAGCCGTCTATTTCCTTCAATGCAGCACCCATACAACTTCACAAGGTTTCGATGCTGCACTGCAGATATGGCAGCAATCTCTGCCACAAATTGACTCTTCCCTTGTTGAGATGCTACTGAAAGTTGCTTCACAGCTACTACCCTCCCATCATTAAGGGTGCCCTGTAGAACACTAAAATTCAGCAACATAATACTTTTGGAATTATTTAATGCTCTAATTACAATGAGAAAAGGTTTTGACATGCAATACATTATTGGTAACTCAAATTAAGTTTACCTTGTACACAGGCCCAAATCCACCCTCCCCTAGCTTATTTGCAGGATTGAAGTCTTCTGTTGCAGTTCGTAACTCTGAATAACTGAAAGTGTTTGGTCTAGGGCCTATTCCAAGAAACTCTGCAACTTCATGGAACACAAATGTTATCGAAATATCAGTACAATTTTAGATAATGTCCATTTCATTTTGTAGAAAGTGGTGTCCTTCATATGATAGAAAAGGTTGTATCTAATCTTTCTGTGCTTCAATCACCAGACTATTGAGGGTTTTCAAATTCCAAAGTAGAGCAGAAGCAGTACCTTCATCCTCATTGACATATGAAGCTTTCCTTTTTATGTAAAGAACTGAACATATCAGTATCATGCTCACAACTCCAACAGAAACTGCAACACCCACAATCAACCCAGTGTTGTTCTTCTTTGAGGGAGGAATTGGTGGATTTCCAGCTACAGTTGGTGTAAAATCTGAGAAAAGAAGCGCCATTTGGATCATCTTGTATTAActgaaattcataaaatatcattCAAATATGTTACCTGAAACAACACTGAGAGCTGaaatggatggtccataataaCCCTGGATTGGATTGCAGCAGGTTCCCTTACCGGCCCAAAACAGATGAATTTCGAGATAGTTTTCTGATACAGTAGCATAGAATTTTTTCTCAAGTGCTCTCTCAACCCCACCAGCCTCTTTTGATATGTCAAAGTCTTTGAATTGAAGGGCTCCCTGCAGAACAAGAAAAGAgattaaaataatcaaatggATTGTAAATGGAAGAAATTTCATACAAGGCAAGACTGTTGAAGTTCAAATGAGGATGTTCAGATTTTCAGCTTTTACAATTTTTACCTGAATGTAAATATCAAAAACACGCCTGCCTAGACTCTCCCAAGTTTGTGTATCTCGATCTTTAAATACTGTTTCCGCAAATTCCAAACTTACTATGTAAGGTCCATTTTCAAGTCCCAGGCCATAGTATCTAAGTGATCCAGGTGATATCCTTGAACTCTGGAAAAGCTCTGGAGTATTAGTGCCGGTAACTTGCATCAAGTTGTTATCAACATATGATGGATTGCTTCTGTCAGAAAACAACCCCACATTGCTCACTgcccatttttctgtactggtaaCATAATAAGATGCTGCTCCAAGAGTTGAGTTTTCAGCCTCATACACTATGCCTTCTGCATTTCTCATCTCTGAGCCACCACACTTGATCGAGAAGTTGGCATCTGCCatttatatatacacatatcTTATTCTTTTCTGAATAATTGCTTTTATCTTTGTTTTCATGTTGTTTATGGCAAGAACAAAGAGACTTACAGCGTGGAGTATTCTTATTGCATGGGAAGTTTCTCTGTAGACAATTCAATCCTGGCAAAAGACTGCAAGCACAAAGAATGAGTACGTCACAATGGGAAGTTTCTTATCTATGCTATTTCATGTTAATTGCTTAATCTTAAACTAGATTTAAGATACCGTAAGTCACCTTCTGTTTGAGCTATCAAATGTGAAGTTGTTGGCCACTAAATTCCTGTATTATTCCATGCAACATTCAGTAACAGCAGGAGTTATGCTCACAAAATATTCAAGTAAAGCAAATTCAATATCATTTGCATGTCAGTATATATAAGTACAATAAGGTAACAATTATCTAATGAGAGCAGAACTTAGCAGAGTTAGCAGTCTGCTTCTCCATGGAAGAAGAATAGATCAAAAACCCCTATAAAAAGATGAATTAGATAGGATTAGAATAAAGTTCAACATCTCAACTCCCAATAACGATGTGCATCTAATGGTTCCATAGACTAACATATGTGCCCCCGTATGGAAGACCTTATTGTCTGCCACATGAATTTCTTGGACAACCAATTTCTAGTGAATGAATCCTCCACTATGTTGTGACAAACCTTGCTGTGACAACTCATGACAAAGAACAATCATTGAAAACTAAATAAGAAAGTGAAAATAGCTGTCAGTGAAGAACTTCCACTGTTGTGGAAGGAGATCACAATCTAGATGTCTCAAACCTTCTCAACGTGCTGAAGTATTTGAATACCTTCTCAATGGACTATTTATGTGATATGTATATTAAATTTGCTTCTGGTTCACTATCTTTATCTACTTAAAATCTTCTTTGCAGCtcaatgataatttatttcaaactcaCCAAGAAGTTGAACTTAAAAACGAAAAAGcagaaaaacaaagcaaaaaaacATGGTCCAGCTCCTTGCTTGAAATCATAAATCCTTCCTGAGGCATATAAATATGTTCTTCCAACTTGCTATGCAAAATTGCAATCTTAACATCAAGGCGATCCAACTCTAAATCACAAAGAGCAACCATGGCAAAAAGCACCTACATTAGGTACTTTATGCATCAAGACGCTTCAACTGGGGTATTTATAATCTAAGCCAATGACAAACAGACCCATAAATACCTGAAAGTAACTTGGGCCAGCCCCAAAGCTCCTGTTAAAACTGAGGGAACTCACAAGACATGAACTTTGCAGTGTCATAAACAAAGTAACAGGCACAAATATCATACATCTAACATCTTAATTCCTAGATATCTAAATAATATCTAGATCAAGAATTTATGTAACAAGTATCTAACAAGTATCGCAAATAGccaatgtttttataattagaCCGGTCATTGAACAGAAAAAGTTACAAATTCATGGTTCACTGGTCAGATTGATGGTCAAATTGTGATCGAACCagtgatgtaataaatttatattttatatattattaaaattattaaaaaatttaaaaataaaaataataaatttaaccTAAATTTTGACATCATTTACTATGTTTGTTGaactatttcttttttctttttattttatgttagtCACTTTGTgaagtaaaaatattaaatctttaatttgaaaatatataattttaattttgaattattagtATTGTTAATaaaggaataaaaatatttattaaaaataaattataaagagaatttttaaataatactaaatatgagagggatttcatttttttaatattaaatgtttgttataactgaagtaatgaatgctatcacattaattataataaatgttaattaagtattatttatgacttccattaatactcattaaatggaaaccattaatgttatttatgagttccattaatattcattaatgagaatattaatggaagttatttggaaagcctataaaagaGCTTCCCATTCCCTGTTATATGCATCCCTAAGtaagaaagaaatttcttactttctctctcattctctctgtctttcattctctcaactttctcaattctcttttaTGATTCCTTCTTtccattatatatattgttaaagtaagacatattttatctctactactttatttgcattgtatttatccttattttacaacacgttatcagcacgaattgctttgaaggtaattctcgtatcttaaacttgaagttatttatatagaataaaattttacatatttatattattgttgatttttttgttatatattgttaaaagttataaacaaattatttgattttgtttataatcaatgttataccaatgctatcaatttattataactaataataataatattgttttgtcacatatttgaaattatttgacaatgtcgaatcTCACAAAAGTCGAATTAATAACACTTGACATTTCGagaaagaactatctatcttggatccttgatgctAAAATACATCTCGATGCAATGAATCTTGGAGctatgatcaaagaaggaaatcaagcatccctgtaGGATCGTGCAAAAACACTGATTTTCCTTTgtcatcatctccatgaaggtttaacaaaaaaaataagcttttgatgagaaatcaccaaCTCGTCCAACTAGATCTGAATCATTCcgtgaagtgaatgcaatatggTCGATGAGGACGTGGTCATGgtcgtggaagaaatccccaataccatggttcttatagtaataattcaccAAATTCTCAGAAAAAGAAAGTCTCATTGCACCACCAAAAGTGGAATAATACTgaggtaaaacaagaaaatgagaagcgtttacaagataaacctcctaagaaccatgagaataattgttatagatgcggtatgaaggggcattggtcgaGTACCTGTtgtacgcccaaacatttggtcaacctttaccaagcatcaataaaagcaaaaggaaaagagatagagatgaactttaccaATAGTaatggattggacctaacctattatgacattgatttctttggaggttcTAGTGGAAAAAACAgaccatttaataaatgatgaaaagatTAACATTGATtaatgttactttatatatcaaataatataatattatgtcttatatttacatcttattttcttttgttatttacattatgccttggtttttttagttatatctgaaatccatgtgttatttggtctcatgATGAATGGGGATGATGTATGCCTCACAGACTGTGCAaccacgcacacaattcttcgagataaaagatatttcctcgaattgacattaatgaaagctaatgtaagtaccatataccctacaaacttagttgaaggctctagaagagcaaacataacactaccaaatggaactagattccatataaatgacactttatattctagaaaatccagaagaaatttgctcagttttaaagatatccgcagaaatggatatcatattgaaactatgaacgaagataatgtagaatatatttacattacttccattatatctggccaaaagcttataatggaaaaactcccgACTTTCTCCTTTGGGTtatatcatacaactataaagcctattgaatcatatgttgtcgtgaaccagaagttcaacaacccaaaagtttttgtcctttggcatgacaagctaggtcacccagggtcttcaatgatgcgtcgaataatcgaacactcacatgggcatccactaaccaatgaatactcatgtgttgcctgctcacaaggtaaattgatagtcaaaccatcttttacta of the Vitis vinifera cultivar Pinot Noir 40024 chromosome 10, ASM3070453v1 genome contains:
- the LOC100261421 gene encoding probable LRR receptor-like serine/threonine-protein kinase At1g56130, with protein sequence MAAEALNSIFQQWDTQSAALWNISGEPCTGSAISGSGFEETANNPAITCDCTYNNSTTCHITQLRVYALNRRGVIPEELTALTYLTFLKIDQNYFTGPLPSFIGNLSKLQLLSLAHNALSGTIPMELGNLQELTVLSLSSNNFSGTLPPELGNLVNLRELYINSLGVGGEIPSTFANLENMQVMRASDCPFSGKIPDFIGNWTKLTSLRFQGNSFEGPIPSSFSKLTSLSSLRISDLFNVSSSLDFIKDLKNLTDLVLRNALITGSIPSYIGEFQSLQRLDLSFNNLTGGIPSSLFNLGSLANLFLGNNSLSGTLPTQKSKQLQNIDLSYNELSGSFPSWVTSGLQLNLVANNFTFDSSNRSLLPGLNCLQRNFPCNKNTPRYANFSIKCGGSEMRNAEGIVYEAENSTLGAASYYVTSTEKWAVSNVGLFSDRSNPSYVDNNLMQVTGTNTPELFQSSRISPGSLRYYGLGLENGPYIVSLEFAETVFKDRDTQTWESLGRRVFDIYIQGALQFKDFDISKEAGGVERALEKKFYATVSENYLEIHLFWAGKGTCCNPIQGYYGPSISALSVVSDFTPTVAGNPPIPPSKKNNTGLIVGVAVSVGVVSMILICSVLYIKRKASYVNEDEEFLGIGPRPNTFSYSELRTATEDFNPANKLGEGGFGPVYKGTLNDGRVVAVKQLSVASQQGKSQFVAEIAAISAVQHRNLVKLYGCCIEGNRRLLVYEHLENKSLDQALFGKNDLHLDWSTRFNICLGTARGLAYLHEDSRPRIVHRDVKASNILLDAELFPKISDFGLAKLYDDKKTHISTRVAGTIGYLAPEYAMRGHLTEKADVFGFGVVALEILSGRPNSDNSLDTEKIYLLEWAWNLHENNRSLELVDPTLTAFDDSEASRIIGVALLCTQASPMLRPTMSRVAAMLAGDIEVGIVTAKPSYLTDWDFKDITNSFLKEDSQASVASKSRKQDNTADQMPSPVSPTEPMLHEIIGEGR